One genomic window of Leptotrichia shahii includes the following:
- a CDS encoding HMA2 domain-containing protein has translation MLENFFRTTYLIFNQIKVVHSIPGRLRLFVPNLSNVPEELKKYDDEVKKFILSKKGIKSVEYSYITNKILLYYDPNLISEKEILEWMNKVWKTVINHPELYQNKSLKEIEDNLEVFYDLIKKL, from the coding sequence ATGTTAGAAAATTTTTTTAGAACAACATATCTAATATTTAATCAGATAAAGGTAGTCCACAGTATTCCTGGAAGACTTAGGCTATTTGTTCCAAATTTATCAAATGTTCCAGAAGAATTGAAAAAATATGATGATGAAGTTAAGAAATTTATTTTATCAAAAAAAGGGATAAAAAGCGTTGAGTATTCATACATAACAAATAAAATTTTACTTTATTACGACCCGAATTTGATTTCAGAAAAGGAAATATTAGAATGGATGAATAAAGTTTGGAAAACTGTGATTAATCATCCTGAATTGTATCAAAATAAATCCTTGAAGGAAATAGAAGATAATTTGGAAGTTTTTTATGATTTGATAAAAAAACTTTAA
- a CDS encoding L-threonylcarbamoyladenylate synthase, with translation MTKIDKDKKSKIEKAIKILKNGGVAVFPTDTVYGIGSLPKKEDVKKIYKIKKRDISKKIIALISDKEILKDLINETEENMKKISKILNEYWPGELTVIFRANCNFTQRFDENMETVGIRIPKNKIALEVIKKSGGILLTSSANISGESAVKRIEDLSEELLKNVDVVISNEESELTGKPSTIVKYENGELVLLREGNILFEEILRKLK, from the coding sequence ATGACTAAGATTGATAAAGATAAAAAAAGTAAAATTGAAAAAGCTATAAAAATTTTAAAAAATGGAGGGGTTGCCGTATTTCCTACAGATACCGTCTATGGAATCGGCTCTCTTCCTAAAAAAGAAGATGTCAAAAAAATCTATAAAATAAAAAAACGTGATATTTCTAAAAAAATAATTGCGTTAATTAGCGACAAAGAAATTTTGAAGGATTTAATAAATGAAACTGAAGAAAATATGAAAAAAATTTCTAAAATTCTCAATGAGTATTGGCCAGGGGAACTGACAGTGATTTTTCGTGCAAATTGTAATTTTACACAGAGATTTGATGAGAATATGGAAACTGTTGGAATTCGAATTCCAAAAAATAAGATTGCTTTGGAAGTAATAAAAAAATCTGGTGGAATATTATTGACTTCAAGTGCGAATATTTCAGGGGAAAGTGCAGTTAAAAGAATTGAGGATTTAAGTGAAGAATTACTAAAAAATGTAGATGTCGTTATCTCAAATGAGGAATCAGAATTGACAGGAAAGCCATCGACAATTGTAAAATATGAAAATGGAGAACTTGTTTTATTAAGGGAAGGTAATATTTTATTTGAGGAAATATTAAGAAAATTAAAATAA
- a CDS encoding ribose-phosphate diphosphokinase, whose translation MITLTKEDKDKIRVFAGTSSEKLAEKIVKYLDMDLSAAEIVKFADGETFAKAKQSVRGCKVFIVQSTSKPVNESLMELLVFIDAIKRSSAKEIIAVIPYYGYARQDRKASPREPITSKLVANLLTVAGATRVITMDLHARQIQGFFDIPVDHMEALPILAKHFIKYGFSPEDAVVVSPDVGGVKRARGLANWLHTPLAIIDKRRAKANVSEVMNIIGDVKGKKAILIDDMIDTAGTICNAAQALIDKGALEVYGCATHAVFSDPAVERLKNSAFTEIVVTDTIQLPEDKKFDKLKILTTSKMFAEIITRIATNNPISGLFEMPVDDGNDD comes from the coding sequence ATGATAACATTAACCAAAGAAGACAAAGACAAAATTAGAGTATTTGCAGGAACATCAAGTGAAAAATTGGCAGAAAAGATTGTAAAATATCTAGATATGGATTTATCAGCTGCTGAAATCGTAAAATTTGCTGATGGAGAAACTTTTGCAAAGGCGAAACAAAGTGTACGTGGTTGTAAAGTATTTATTGTTCAGTCTACCTCAAAGCCTGTAAATGAAAGCCTTATGGAACTTTTAGTCTTTATCGATGCAATTAAAAGATCTTCAGCTAAGGAAATTATCGCTGTAATTCCTTATTACGGATATGCAAGACAAGATAGAAAGGCAAGTCCAAGAGAGCCAATTACATCAAAACTTGTTGCAAACTTATTGACAGTTGCAGGAGCTACAAGAGTAATTACAATGGACTTGCATGCAAGACAAATTCAAGGATTTTTTGATATTCCAGTAGATCATATGGAAGCATTGCCAATTTTGGCTAAACACTTTATAAAATATGGATTTAGTCCAGAAGATGCAGTTGTTGTATCGCCTGACGTTGGTGGAGTAAAAAGAGCTAGAGGACTTGCAAACTGGCTGCATACGCCACTTGCAATAATTGATAAAAGACGTGCTAAGGCAAATGTTTCAGAAGTTATGAATATTATTGGTGATGTAAAAGGTAAAAAGGCTATTTTGATAGATGATATGATTGATACAGCTGGAACAATTTGCAATGCCGCACAAGCTCTAATTGACAAGGGTGCATTGGAAGTTTATGGATGTGCGACACATGCTGTCTTTTCTGATCCTGCAGTCGAAAGATTAAAAAATTCAGCATTTACTGAAATTGTAGTAACAGATACTATTCAATTGCCTGAAGATAAAAAATTTGATAAATTAAAAATATTGACAACAAGTAAAATGTTTGCAGAAATAATAACTAGAATAGCTACAAATAACCCAATAAGCGGTTTATTTGAAATGCCAGTTGATGATGGAAATGATGACTAA
- the truA gene encoding tRNA pseudouridine(38-40) synthase TruA has translation MKKRNVKIIYQYDGSKFSGFQRQKHNNIKTVQGEIEKVILKAFSQKINMISSGRTDKGVHAMEQVSNFLIDGNIPLEAIKRQINKSLKGEIKILNITEANENFNARFDAKNRTYLYILRTEEDIPPFEANYITGLKKEVNVEKFQKIMDSFIGKHDFSSFMKKDKAYRNPVREIFYIKCFYDKKWEKNQVNIEICGNGFLKTMVRIMVGSALAIYFGKEKEDYIIKNLENPNADNKKILASSEGLYLYKVNY, from the coding sequence ATGAAAAAAAGAAATGTAAAAATCATTTATCAATATGATGGAAGTAAATTTTCAGGATTTCAAAGGCAAAAGCATAATAATATAAAAACTGTTCAAGGAGAAATTGAAAAAGTAATTTTAAAAGCATTTTCCCAAAAAATAAATATGATTTCTTCAGGAAGAACTGACAAGGGAGTTCATGCAATGGAGCAAGTTTCCAATTTTCTAATTGACGGCAATATTCCTTTGGAAGCAATAAAAAGACAAATTAACAAGTCTTTAAAAGGAGAAATTAAAATTTTAAATATCACAGAAGCAAATGAAAATTTTAATGCACGTTTTGATGCGAAAAATCGAACTTATTTGTATATTTTGAGAACCGAAGAAGACATTCCGCCATTTGAGGCAAATTATATAACTGGTCTTAAAAAGGAAGTGAATGTGGAAAAGTTTCAGAAAATAATGGATTCTTTTATTGGAAAACACGATTTTAGCAGTTTTATGAAAAAGGATAAGGCTTACAGAAATCCGGTGAGAGAAATTTTTTATATAAAATGCTTTTATGATAAAAAATGGGAAAAAAATCAGGTAAATATTGAAATTTGTGGAAACGGATTTTTAAAAACCATGGTCCGAATTATGGTTGGCTCAGCACTTGCCATTTATTTTGGTAAAGAAAAAGAAGATTATATTATAAAAAATCTAGAAAATCCTAATGCTGATAATAAAAAAATCTTAGCATCTTCAGAAGGATTATATTTATATAAAGTAAATTACTAA
- a CDS encoding heavy metal translocating P-type ATPase, whose product MASRNYLLNCEILHEIRGRIRIRSRALKHLGVHKEEITKRLMQVHYIKSVEISTITGSILIYSDNFSLTGENFVPLLQNTLNVYLVDIYKNEKKETSNKYVIERRLQEESPKEIMKNIGAAVLLLLLPGSKTKLTEIRRLFNYKTLSTISLALPVLKNGIFSLIKNKRPNADTLSSTAIISSIALGSERTALTIMILERIAELLTAYTMKKTRGVIKDMLSVGESYVWKASEDEDQVAKKVPIEEIKKGDLILVQTGEKISVDGTIEKGSAVIDQSAITGEYMPVKKETGQEVFAGTLLKSGNITVRAEKVGDDRTASRIIKLVEDASFNKADIQSYADAFSAQLIPLNFLLAGIVYASTRNLQKALSMLVIDYSCGIRLSTATAFSASINTAAKNGILIKGSNYLEELSKADTVIFDKTGTITEGKPKVQTVKTFAKNMKDDRMIALAAAAEETSTHPLASAILNEVRNRGLKIPRHKEDVIKVARGIETYVNRDIIRVGSRRYMEENNILVEMSADVVKGMQNNGEIVIYVAKNENLIGVIGVSDPPRENIKKAMNRLRNQGIDDIVLLTGDLKQQAETIASRMSMDRYESELLPEDKAKDILKFRSIGSKVIMIGDGINDAPALSYANVGIALGSTRTDVAMEAADVTITSDDPLLIPAVIGLAKNTVKIIKQNFAMAIGINSFALVLGATGLLPAIYSSVLHNSITILVVGNSLRLLKYDVNK is encoded by the coding sequence ATGGCTAGTAGAAATTATTTGCTGAATTGTGAAATTTTACATGAAATTCGTGGAAGAATTAGAATTCGTTCAAGAGCGCTAAAACATCTTGGTGTTCACAAAGAAGAAATAACAAAGCGTTTAATGCAAGTTCATTATATAAAAAGTGTTGAAATTTCAACTATTACAGGTTCTATACTTATTTATTCTGATAACTTTTCGCTAACTGGAGAAAATTTTGTGCCTTTGCTTCAAAATACATTGAATGTGTATTTGGTTGATATTTACAAAAATGAAAAAAAGGAAACATCGAATAAATATGTGATAGAAAGACGATTGCAGGAAGAATCGCCGAAAGAAATTATGAAGAATATCGGAGCTGCGGTATTGCTGCTTTTACTTCCAGGTTCAAAAACGAAGTTGACTGAAATTAGAAGATTGTTTAACTACAAAACTCTTTCAACAATTTCTTTAGCGTTGCCTGTTTTAAAAAATGGAATTTTTTCATTAATTAAAAATAAGCGGCCGAATGCGGATACATTGAGTTCTACAGCGATAATAAGCAGTATCGCTTTGGGAAGTGAGCGAACAGCTTTGACAATTATGATTTTGGAAAGAATTGCAGAACTTTTGACGGCTTATACTATGAAAAAAACTCGTGGCGTAATTAAAGATATGCTAAGTGTTGGAGAAAGCTATGTTTGGAAAGCGTCTGAAGATGAAGACCAAGTGGCGAAAAAAGTTCCAATTGAAGAAATTAAAAAAGGTGATTTGATACTTGTTCAAACTGGAGAAAAAATAAGTGTCGATGGAACAATTGAAAAGGGAAGTGCGGTAATTGACCAGTCAGCAATTACTGGAGAATATATGCCTGTTAAGAAGGAAACTGGACAGGAAGTTTTTGCTGGAACACTTTTAAAAAGTGGAAATATAACTGTAAGAGCTGAAAAAGTTGGAGACGACAGAACCGCTTCAAGAATTATAAAATTGGTGGAAGACGCTTCATTTAATAAAGCAGACATTCAATCTTATGCCGATGCATTTTCTGCACAGTTGATTCCGTTAAATTTCCTTCTTGCTGGAATAGTTTACGCTTCGACCAGAAATTTACAAAAGGCTTTGAGTATGCTTGTAATTGACTATTCATGTGGAATAAGACTATCGACAGCAACAGCATTTTCTGCTTCAATTAATACAGCTGCTAAAAATGGAATTTTGATTAAGGGAAGCAACTATTTGGAAGAGCTTTCAAAGGCTGATACAGTAATATTTGATAAAACTGGAACAATTACAGAAGGAAAACCTAAAGTTCAAACAGTAAAAACTTTTGCTAAAAATATGAAAGATGATAGAATGATTGCATTAGCTGCGGCTGCTGAAGAAACTTCCACACATCCTTTGGCAAGTGCAATTTTAAACGAAGTAAGAAATAGAGGATTAAAAATACCACGACATAAAGAAGATGTAATTAAAGTGGCAAGAGGAATTGAAACTTATGTAAATAGGGACATAATTCGTGTAGGAAGCAGAAGATACATGGAAGAAAATAATATTTTGGTAGAAATGTCAGCTGATGTGGTAAAAGGAATGCAAAATAACGGCGAAATCGTTATTTATGTGGCTAAAAATGAGAATTTAATCGGTGTAATCGGAGTTTCTGATCCACCAAGGGAAAATATCAAAAAAGCTATGAACCGTTTGAGAAATCAAGGAATAGACGATATTGTGCTACTTACAGGAGATTTGAAACAGCAAGCTGAAACTATTGCGTCAAGAATGTCGATGGACAGATATGAATCAGAATTGCTGCCAGAAGACAAAGCGAAGGACATCTTAAAATTCCGTTCAATTGGATCAAAAGTTATCATGATTGGAGATGGAATAAACGACGCTCCAGCTCTTTCTTATGCAAATGTGGGAATAGCACTTGGAAGCACTAGAACCGATGTTGCAATGGAAGCTGCCGATGTTACAATAACTTCTGATGATCCGTTGTTAATACCGGCTGTAATCGGTCTGGCTAAAAATACTGTAAAAATTATAAAGCAAAATTTCGCAATGGCAATTGGAATAAACAGTTTCGCACTTGTATTAGGTGCGACAGGATTGCTGCCAGCGATATATAGTTCAGTTTTGCATAATTCAATAACAATTTTAGTAGTTGGAAATTCATTAAGACTTCTAAAATATGATGTCAACAAATAG
- a CDS encoding HMA2 domain-containing protein, protein MLQSFYGIIQVKHYQNARLRLQTEVLKDDKELKEEFLHNIRRIVGINSVEVNSITGSILIYFDEKVIESSFLYLVVLRLLHLDEEALKNKPGRIRELLKQIFESADMAVYNKSRGYLDFKTLTAGIFIFYGIKKLWKVPGLPKGATLLWWASRLLSDEKRK, encoded by the coding sequence ATGTTACAAAGTTTTTATGGCATTATTCAAGTGAAACATTACCAAAACGCGCGTTTGCGACTGCAGACAGAAGTGCTGAAAGATGATAAAGAGTTGAAAGAGGAATTTTTGCATAATATTCGGCGAATAGTCGGGATAAATTCTGTGGAAGTCAATTCTATTACTGGAAGCATCTTAATTTATTTTGATGAAAAAGTTATTGAAAGTTCCTTTTTGTATTTAGTAGTCTTAAGATTGCTTCATTTGGATGAGGAAGCCTTGAAGAATAAGCCTGGAAGAATAAGAGAATTGTTAAAACAGATATTTGAATCAGCAGATATGGCTGTTTATAATAAAAGTAGAGGTTATTTGGATTTTAAGACATTGACTGCGGGTATTTTTATTTTTTACGGAATTAAAAAATTATGGAAAGTACCAGGATTGCCTAAAGGGGCTACATTGTTGTGGTGGGCTTCCAGACTTTTATCAGATGAAAAAAGAAAATAA
- a CDS encoding N-acetylmuramoyl-L-alanine amidase family protein, with translation MKLLLKLAILISSISGLANAAEKVCIDPGHQAKGNMQTEEVAPGSSKRKPKVAYGTKGVATKKPEYQLALEVGLKLRDALKAKGYSVFMVREKNDVNISNKERALMTNKAGCDVYLRLHADASENSSTRGVTVLTSSSKNPHTKSVQQSSDKFSKAILSEYTKATGFKSRGVSYRDDLTGTNWSTVTNTLLEMGFMTNPEEDRKMASPDFQNVMVKSIVNGIEKYFREK, from the coding sequence ATGAAATTACTATTAAAATTAGCAATTTTAATTAGCAGCATTTCAGGATTAGCAAATGCAGCTGAAAAGGTATGTATTGATCCAGGACATCAGGCAAAAGGAAATATGCAAACAGAAGAGGTAGCCCCTGGTTCAAGCAAGAGAAAACCAAAAGTAGCCTACGGAACAAAAGGTGTTGCAACTAAAAAGCCTGAATATCAGCTAGCCCTTGAAGTAGGCTTAAAATTGAGAGATGCTTTAAAAGCTAAAGGATATTCAGTATTTATGGTAAGAGAAAAAAATGATGTAAACATAAGCAACAAAGAAAGAGCCTTAATGACAAATAAAGCAGGTTGCGATGTCTATTTAAGATTGCATGCAGATGCATCAGAAAACAGCAGTACCAGAGGAGTTACTGTACTTACATCATCATCTAAAAATCCACACACAAAAAGTGTACAACAATCAAGTGATAAATTCTCAAAAGCAATCCTATCAGAATACACAAAAGCAACAGGCTTCAAAAGCCGAGGCGTTTCCTACAGAGATGACCTAACAGGAACAAACTGGTCAACAGTTACAAACACATTACTAGAAATGGGATTCATGACAAATCCTGAAGAAGACAGAAAAATGGCTTCTCCTGACTTTCAAAATGTGATGGTAAAAAGTATTGTAAATGGAATTGAAAAGTATTTTAGAGAAAAATAA
- a CDS encoding DUF2721 domain-containing protein — MTLEITTPAVLFPTVSLLLLAYTNRFLALTAIVRQMDSSGEVEHEFYQVKNLRKRLNYIKKMQYFGVSSLLMCAISMLFLFLQMDFIGKISFGISLVSLIISLLFSLLEIQISLEALRIHLNHNSENEEKNKQ; from the coding sequence ATGACTTTGGAAATAACTACACCTGCAGTTCTTTTTCCTACTGTATCTTTACTTTTACTTGCGTATACAAACAGATTTTTAGCACTTACAGCGATTGTCAGACAAATGGATTCAAGCGGGGAAGTAGAGCATGAATTTTATCAAGTTAAAAATTTGAGGAAAAGACTGAACTATATAAAAAAAATGCAATATTTTGGAGTTTCAAGTTTGTTAATGTGTGCCATTTCTATGCTGTTTTTATTTCTTCAAATGGATTTTATTGGAAAAATAAGTTTTGGAATAAGTCTTGTGTCGTTGATAATTTCGTTGTTGTTTTCACTTTTGGAAATTCAGATTTCACTAGAGGCTTTGAGAATTCATTTGAATCATAATAGTGAGAATGAAGAAAAAAATAAACAATAA
- the gpmA gene encoding 2,3-diphosphoglycerate-dependent phosphoglycerate mutase has translation MKLVLIRHGESQWNLENKFTGWKDVDLSPKGVEEAKAGGKALKEQGLVFDVAYTSYLKRAIKTLNYVLEELDELYIPVYKSWRLNERHYGALQGLNKAETAKKYGDDQVLIWRRSFDVAPPAIDKLSEYYPKSDRRYADLTDEEAPLGESLKDTIARVLPYWHSDISKSLQEGKNVIVAAHGNSLRALIKYLLNISDEDILKLNLTTGKPLIFEIDKDLNVVSSPDSF, from the coding sequence ATGAAATTAGTATTGATTCGACATGGTGAAAGCCAATGGAACTTGGAAAACAAATTTACAGGATGGAAAGATGTGGATTTGAGTCCTAAAGGAGTCGAAGAAGCAAAAGCTGGAGGAAAAGCATTAAAAGAACAAGGCTTAGTTTTTGATGTTGCGTATACATCTTACTTAAAAAGAGCTATCAAAACTTTAAATTATGTTTTGGAAGAATTGGATGAATTGTATATTCCAGTTTATAAATCTTGGAGATTGAATGAACGTCATTACGGTGCATTGCAAGGATTGAACAAAGCAGAGACAGCTAAGAAATATGGAGATGACCAAGTGCTTATTTGGAGAAGAAGTTTTGATGTTGCGCCACCTGCAATTGACAAATTAAGTGAATATTATCCAAAATCAGACAGAAGATATGCTGATTTGACTGACGAAGAAGCGCCGCTTGGAGAAAGTTTGAAAGATACAATCGCAAGAGTTTTGCCATACTGGCATTCAGACATTTCAAAAAGTTTGCAGGAAGGGAAAAATGTTATTGTAGCAGCTCACGGAAACAGCTTGAGAGCTTTAATAAAATATTTGTTAAATATTTCAGATGAAGATATTTTGAAATTGAATTTAACAACTGGAAAACCTTTAATTTTTGAAATAGACAAAGATTTAAATGTAGTTTCATCACCAGATTCTTTTTAG
- the glmU gene encoding bifunctional UDP-N-acetylglucosamine diphosphorylase/glucosamine-1-phosphate N-acetyltransferase GlmU has translation MISVILAAGKGTRMKSEQSKVLHKVNGVPMIRRVVDVLENIGNKKNVFILGHKKEDVLAEMGDVDFVTQREQLGTGHAILIAKDKIREYGEDVLITCGDTPLLKEETLRNLKDAFDKKKLDCIVLSCKVKNPFGYGRIVKESGKISNIVEEKEADENEKKIDEINTGVYIFKNESLLYAIEKIDNNNSKGEYYLTDAIKILTSEGYNVDSFQIEDEDEILGVNSKVQLAQAEKILRNRKNIELMDSGVILIDPDATYIEDNVQIGQDTVIYPNVTIQGNTKIGKNCEILGNTRIENSVIADNVKIEASVVEQSILEQGVTVGPFAHLRPKAYLKETVHVGNFVEIKNATLEKGVKTGHLTYIGDAEIGQDTNVGAGTITCNYDGKNKHKTKIGKNAFIGSNSIIVAPVEIGDKVLTAAGSVITKDIPDEALAFGRAKQVNKERKNK, from the coding sequence ATGATTTCGGTAATTTTGGCGGCTGGAAAGGGGACTAGAATGAAGTCTGAGCAGTCTAAAGTTTTGCATAAGGTAAATGGTGTTCCAATGATTAGAAGAGTTGTAGATGTTCTTGAAAATATTGGAAATAAAAAAAATGTCTTTATTTTGGGGCATAAAAAGGAAGATGTGCTGGCTGAAATGGGAGATGTTGATTTTGTTACGCAAAGGGAGCAACTTGGAACAGGACATGCGATTTTAATTGCAAAGGATAAAATTAGGGAATATGGTGAAGATGTGCTTATCACTTGTGGAGATACACCTCTTTTAAAGGAAGAAACATTAAGAAACTTAAAAGATGCTTTTGATAAGAAAAAACTTGACTGTATTGTACTTTCCTGTAAAGTTAAGAATCCGTTTGGATATGGACGGATTGTTAAGGAAAGTGGAAAAATTTCAAATATTGTTGAAGAAAAGGAAGCAGATGAAAATGAGAAAAAAATAGATGAAATTAATACAGGAGTCTATATTTTTAAAAATGAAAGTTTGCTTTATGCGATAGAGAAAATTGACAATAATAATTCAAAAGGTGAATATTATTTAACTGATGCCATAAAGATTTTAACAAGTGAAGGCTACAATGTTGACAGTTTTCAAATTGAAGATGAAGATGAAATTTTGGGAGTAAATTCTAAAGTTCAGTTGGCACAGGCAGAGAAAATTTTGAGAAATAGAAAAAATATTGAACTAATGGATAGTGGTGTAATTTTGATTGATCCAGATGCTACTTACATTGAAGATAATGTTCAAATTGGGCAAGATACTGTAATTTATCCAAATGTTACAATTCAAGGAAACACTAAAATTGGAAAAAACTGTGAAATCTTGGGAAATACTAGAATTGAAAATTCGGTAATTGCAGACAATGTAAAAATAGAAGCCTCTGTTGTTGAGCAGTCTATTCTTGAACAAGGAGTAACTGTTGGTCCATTTGCGCATCTACGTCCAAAAGCGTATTTAAAAGAAACTGTACACGTTGGAAACTTTGTAGAAATAAAAAATGCTACTCTTGAAAAAGGTGTAAAAACAGGACATTTAACTTATATTGGAGATGCTGAGATTGGGCAAGATACAAATGTTGGGGCAGGAACTATTACTTGTAACTATGATGGAAAAAATAAGCATAAGACAAAAATTGGAAAAAATGCATTTATTGGAAGTAATTCAATAATTGTAGCACCTGTAGAAATAGGAGATAAAGTCCTTACAGCTGCAGGTTCAGTAATTACAAAGGATATTCCTGATGAAGCACTTGCTTTTGGAAGGGCAAAACAGGTAAATAAAGAGAGAAAAAATAAATAG
- a CDS encoding GspE/PulE family protein: protein MNEKIIEKAKLKDVADNKKNSFLSKDTVSYLNEIVKAGFKERASDIHVKFDLLEGMEIKYRIDGYLKESQKLYEAVNKKVLEKNIKEIIARMKILAGMNVAEKRKPQDGSFSFLLNSKNVNKRYDIRAAYMPTAGGESMVLRILENYLKDIRLETLGFSKQSIEMLNGILDRKYGMILVSGPTGSGKSTTLKSLINMLNNGRKKIITVEDPVESKIDGTIQIQVNQEIGVTFSEVLKATLRNDPDIIVISEIRDEVTAEIAVRAALTGHLVISTIHTNDAVSTLIRLVDMGIPKYLILDSLIGVIGQRLVGKKCQKCMGKGCDECSSGYSGRISINEILVLNQDVRNILKEDNHLSSETKDKLKMLNQKYFIDFAEDADEKIEKGLIFEREKTAVIF from the coding sequence ATGAATGAAAAAATAATTGAAAAGGCAAAATTAAAGGACGTTGCCGATAATAAAAAAAATAGTTTTTTATCAAAAGATACTGTTTCATATTTAAATGAAATTGTAAAGGCTGGGTTTAAGGAGCGAGCCAGCGATATTCATGTAAAATTTGACTTGCTGGAAGGAATGGAAATAAAATATCGGATTGACGGTTATCTTAAAGAAAGTCAGAAATTATATGAAGCTGTAAATAAAAAAGTTCTTGAAAAAAATATTAAAGAAATTATTGCCAGAATGAAAATTTTGGCTGGAATGAATGTTGCAGAGAAAAGAAAGCCGCAAGACGGCAGCTTTTCTTTTTTATTAAATTCAAAAAATGTCAACAAACGTTATGATATAAGGGCTGCCTATATGCCAACAGCTGGTGGGGAAAGTATGGTTTTACGTATTTTGGAAAATTATCTAAAAGATATAAGACTTGAAACATTGGGATTTTCAAAGCAAAGTATTGAAATGTTAAATGGAATTTTAGATAGGAAATACGGAATGATTTTAGTAAGCGGACCTACAGGTTCTGGAAAATCTACAACATTAAAATCTTTAATAAATATGTTGAATAACGGAAGAAAAAAAATCATAACTGTGGAAGATCCAGTTGAAAGCAAAATTGATGGAACCATTCAAATACAGGTAAATCAAGAAATTGGAGTAACATTTTCTGAAGTTTTAAAAGCTACATTAAGAAATGATCCTGATATTATTGTAATTTCTGAAATTAGGGACGAAGTTACAGCAGAAATAGCTGTAAGAGCCGCATTAACAGGACATCTTGTAATTTCTACAATCCATACAAATGATGCAGTTTCTACATTAATTAGGCTAGTAGATATGGGAATCCCGAAATATTTAATATTAGATTCATTAATTGGAGTAATTGGGCAGCGATTAGTTGGTAAAAAATGCCAGAAGTGTATGGGAAAAGGATGTGATGAGTGTTCTAGTGGATATAGCGGAAGAATTTCAATAAATGAAATACTTGTGTTAAATCAGGATGTGCGGAATATTTTGAAGGAAGATAATCATCTTAGCTCTGAAACTAAAGATAAGTTGAAAATGCTAAATCAAAAATATTTTATTGATTTTGCAGAAGATGCTGATGAAAAAATTGAAAAGGGATTAATTTTTGAAAGAGAAAAGACAGCAGTTATTTTTTAA
- a CDS encoding GNAT family N-acetyltransferase: MKKNYKIRILDAKKDSDLLFKIVEHENEVFGEATVGNWNIKPFAKYGKVFVMLSDDKDELMSVIEVLSSFDRESAYVYGVSTVPKFQKNGYAKILLQFVMKTLKEMGIKKIELTVDMDNFTAKRIYEKLGFEIADNLDNEYGDNVERYLMRYLVK, encoded by the coding sequence ATGAAAAAAAATTATAAGATAAGAATATTGGATGCAAAAAAAGATTCAGATTTACTATTTAAAATTGTAGAACATGAAAATGAAGTTTTTGGAGAAGCAACTGTTGGAAACTGGAATATTAAACCATTTGCTAAATACGGAAAAGTTTTTGTGATGTTAAGTGATGATAAAGATGAATTAATGTCAGTTATCGAGGTTTTGAGCAGTTTTGACAGAGAATCAGCTTATGTTTACGGAGTTTCTACTGTTCCAAAATTTCAAAAAAATGGATATGCAAAAATACTTCTTCAATTTGTAATGAAAACTTTGAAGGAAATGGGAATTAAAAAGATAGAACTTACTGTTGATATGGATAATTTTACTGCAAAAAGAATTTATGAAAAGCTAGGATTTGAAATAGCAGATAATTTGGATAATGAATACGGAGATAATGTTGAACGATATTTGATGAGATATTTAGTAAAATAG